A single genomic interval of Cloacibacillus sp. harbors:
- the epsC gene encoding serine O-acetyltransferase EpsC, which translates to MNFFRYVASDYKAARRNDPAIPDGLRGFLEVILCTPGFLAITFHRIFHVMHVKLHIPVLPRFLSLFVRWWTGIEIHPAASISEGFFIDHGAGVVIGETAEVGKNVTLYQGVTLGGTGNEKSHKRHPTLGDNVFVGSGAKILGPITIGSNSRIGANSVVLKNVPENATVTGMRARIIKVDGRPVAAASSGHSQEELLMRMLRLEEELYYLKNEFKRCRGDIVIETRAAADNVEVEIEHRHSARASEESSDIS; encoded by the coding sequence ATGAATTTTTTTAGATATGTGGCAAGTGATTATAAGGCGGCGCGCCGCAACGACCCGGCCATTCCCGACGGCCTTCGCGGATTTCTAGAAGTCATACTCTGCACGCCGGGGTTTCTTGCCATCACCTTTCACAGGATATTCCATGTCATGCACGTAAAACTCCACATCCCGGTGCTTCCGCGTTTTCTTTCCCTATTCGTGCGCTGGTGGACGGGCATCGAGATACACCCCGCGGCCTCCATAAGTGAAGGCTTCTTCATCGACCACGGCGCCGGCGTAGTAATCGGAGAGACGGCGGAGGTTGGCAAAAACGTCACGCTCTATCAGGGCGTCACGCTCGGCGGCACCGGCAACGAAAAAAGCCACAAGCGTCATCCAACGCTGGGAGACAATGTTTTTGTCGGAAGCGGCGCTAAGATACTCGGCCCCATCACGATAGGTTCAAATTCACGCATAGGCGCAAACAGCGTCGTCCTTAAAAACGTCCCGGAAAACGCGACGGTGACGGGAATGAGGGCGAGGATAATAAAAGTGGACGGGCGTCCTGTAGCCGCCGCCTCGTCGGGGCACAGCCAGGAGGAACTTTTGATGCGAATGCTGCGCCTGGAAGAGGAGCTTTATTACCTTAAAAACGAATTTAAACGCTGCCGCGGCGACATTGTCATTGAAACGCGCGCAGCCGCCGACAACGTCGAAGTTGAAATAGAACATCGCCATTCCGCGCGAGCTTCGGAGGAAAGTTCTGATATATCTTAA
- the dctP gene encoding TRAP transporter substrate-binding protein DctP → MQITKKLAALMATVFVLALMATAASAAPVVLRFAGQQPPEHQCTKMMNDFAKEINKKTNGRIQVKVFPASQLGNYSLVMEELVRGTIDMSVTSFASEFDPRFEVIYVNGYVSGYDSAKKVFAPGAWLPNKLDELGKPLGVRVLGSYVEGMIGISSVKPLKDPLNPKVDKGVLTRVPNMDVYTLGAKAMGFRTITIPWSDVYQSLQTGVCDAVDGMATPAAYTILGDAIKHWYATNYSMEYLPLMVSSKTWAKLSPADQKIFQEAAKNFTIKSINTAKAEDTKYMALMEKKGIKVHRYTEKELAPIKKACVSTWKELGKRGMTPELMAEFEKNLAK, encoded by the coding sequence ATGCAAATCACCAAAAAGCTTGCCGCACTTATGGCAACCGTTTTCGTACTCGCGCTTATGGCAACAGCAGCTTCAGCGGCTCCTGTGGTTCTCCGTTTCGCAGGGCAGCAGCCCCCCGAGCATCAGTGCACCAAGATGATGAACGACTTCGCGAAGGAAATCAACAAGAAGACCAACGGACGCATCCAGGTCAAAGTATTCCCCGCCAGCCAGCTCGGCAACTACTCGCTCGTTATGGAAGAGCTCGTCCGCGGAACAATAGACATGTCAGTAACATCATTCGCCAGCGAATTTGACCCCCGCTTCGAAGTCATCTACGTCAACGGCTACGTCAGCGGCTACGATTCAGCGAAGAAGGTTTTCGCCCCCGGCGCATGGCTCCCCAACAAACTTGACGAACTCGGCAAGCCCCTCGGCGTTCGCGTTCTCGGTTCCTATGTTGAAGGCATGATCGGTATCTCTTCAGTGAAGCCCCTCAAAGACCCGCTGAACCCGAAGGTAGACAAGGGCGTTCTTACCCGCGTTCCCAACATGGACGTTTACACGCTCGGCGCAAAGGCCATGGGCTTCCGCACCATCACCATTCCCTGGTCAGACGTTTACCAGTCACTCCAGACCGGCGTCTGCGACGCAGTTGACGGAATGGCGACACCTGCCGCTTACACCATCCTGGGCGACGCGATCAAGCATTGGTATGCGACAAACTACTCAATGGAATATCTCCCCCTCATGGTGAGCTCGAAGACATGGGCGAAGCTTTCACCGGCCGACCAGAAGATTTTCCAGGAAGCCGCAAAGAACTTCACCATCAAGTCAATCAACACCGCAAAGGCTGAAGATACAAAGTACATGGCTCTCATGGAGAAGAAGGGCATCAAAGTTCACAGATACACAGAAAAAGAACTTGCCCCCATCAAGAAGGCCTGCGTATCAACATGGAAAGAACTCGGCAAGCGCGGCATGACCCCCGAGCTCATGGCTGAATTCGAAAAGAACCTCGCGAAATAA